The proteins below come from a single Serratia ficaria genomic window:
- a CDS encoding DUF3811 domain-containing protein, translating into MKKLTLKEMTESEQREVKTELDKARKQQGRPLTNAEQNKIKDEVVARIMAAREKIAKAARAERKANRVKPSGETYSWSASISTRPPR; encoded by the coding sequence ATGAAAAAACTGACGCTGAAAGAAATGACCGAAAGCGAGCAACGTGAAGTAAAAACCGAACTGGACAAGGCGCGCAAGCAGCAGGGCCGCCCGCTGACCAACGCCGAGCAGAACAAGATCAAGGACGAGGTGGTGGCGCGCATCATGGCCGCCAGAGAAAAAATCGCCAAGGCGGCGCGCGCCGAGCGCAAAGCCAATCGGGTCAAGCCCAGCGGCGAAACCTACAGCTGGTCCGCCTCGATCAGCACGCGCCCTCCGCGTTAA
- the pdxH gene encoding pyridoxamine 5'-phosphate oxidase yields MIEKNEFDVADLRREYTRGGLRRNDLTANPLELFERWLKQACAARLADPTAMCVATVDENGQPYQRIVLLKHVDDKGLVFYTNLGSRKAQQLAQNPHISLLFPWHMLDRQVIFLGKAERLSTLEVLKYFHSRPKDSQIGAWVSQQSSRISARGVLESKFLELKQKFQQGEVPLPSFWGGFRVDFDSVEFWQGGANRLHDRFLYQRDGNDWKIDRLAP; encoded by the coding sequence ATGATTGAAAAGAACGAGTTTGATGTTGCGGACCTGCGCCGTGAATACACCCGGGGCGGCCTGCGCCGCAACGATCTGACCGCCAATCCGCTCGAGCTGTTTGAACGCTGGCTGAAACAGGCCTGCGCTGCTCGCCTGGCCGATCCTACCGCGATGTGCGTGGCGACGGTCGACGAAAACGGCCAGCCTTATCAGCGCATCGTGCTGCTGAAGCACGTCGATGACAAAGGGCTGGTGTTCTACACCAACCTCGGCAGCCGCAAGGCGCAGCAGCTGGCGCAGAACCCGCATATCAGCCTGCTGTTCCCCTGGCACATGCTTGACCGTCAGGTTATCTTCCTGGGCAAGGCCGAGCGCCTGTCGACGCTGGAGGTGCTGAAGTACTTCCACAGCCGGCCGAAGGACAGCCAGATCGGCGCCTGGGTTTCCCAGCAGTCCTCGCGCATTTCCGCGCGCGGCGTGCTGGAGAGCAAATTTCTCGAGCTGAAGCAAAAATTCCAACAGGGCGAGGTACCGCTGCCGAGTTTCTGGGGCGGATTCCGCGTTGATTTCGACTCCGTCGAGTTCTGGCAGGGCGGCGCCAACCGCCTGCATGACCGTTTCCTGTATCAGCGGGACGGGAATGACTGGAAAATTGACCGACTGGCACCCTGA
- a CDS encoding outer membrane lipoprotein — protein MIKRLLVVAIAAVTLAGCSNDSMSGDVYSASQAKQVQTVRYGTLVSVRPVKIQGEGGSNMIGTIGGAVLGGFLGNTIGGGTGRSLATAAGAVAGGVAGDQIGAAAGRTDGVELEIKTDQKDNVVVVQKAGATKFSPGQRVRMAQMGDTITVSPL, from the coding sequence ATGATCAAGCGTCTTCTCGTCGTTGCCATCGCCGCCGTTACCCTGGCGGGGTGTTCCAATGATTCCATGTCCGGCGACGTTTACAGCGCCTCACAGGCCAAACAGGTGCAGACCGTACGTTACGGCACGCTGGTTTCTGTGCGTCCGGTCAAGATCCAGGGCGAAGGCGGCTCCAACATGATTGGCACCATCGGCGGTGCCGTACTCGGCGGCTTCCTCGGCAATACCATCGGCGGCGGCACCGGCCGCAGCCTGGCGACCGCCGCAGGCGCAGTGGCCGGCGGCGTAGCGGGCGACCAGATTGGCGCGGCCGCCGGCCGTACCGACGGCGTTGAGCTGGAGATCAAAACCGATCAGAAAGACAACGTCGTGGTGGTTCAGAAGGCCGGGGCGACCAAGTTCAGCCCGGGGCAGCGCGTGCGTATGGCGCAGATGGGCGATACCATCACCGTTTCGCCGCTGTAA
- the dapA gene encoding 4-hydroxy-tetrahydrodipicolinate synthase, translating into MASFSGIWVALVTPFNNDAVDLPAAKRLAQHLLASGVSGLVVCGSTGEAAALSKEEQLAVLDAVLEVAPAHQVVMGLSGNNMAATLQMQQAIQLRDIAGVLIPAPYYIRPSQCGLVDYFTQLADAASVPVILYNIPQRTGIALELATLRQLARHPRIVAVKDCGGNPDATMALIADGEIDVLTGEDNLILTTLCLGGTGAISASAHLHPERFVQLVQQVASGDLAAARSNFYALLPMIHQMFSFPNPAPVKAALAQQGLIRNELRSPMQVAPQALQQQIAATLAQLQPEEALIG; encoded by the coding sequence ATGGCCTCATTTTCCGGTATTTGGGTTGCGCTGGTGACTCCCTTCAATAACGACGCCGTCGACCTGCCGGCGGCCAAACGGCTGGCGCAGCACCTGCTGGCCTCCGGCGTCTCCGGGCTGGTGGTCTGCGGCTCTACCGGCGAGGCCGCCGCGTTAAGCAAGGAAGAGCAGCTGGCGGTGCTCGATGCGGTGCTGGAGGTGGCGCCTGCGCACCAGGTGGTGATGGGGCTGTCCGGCAACAACATGGCCGCCACCCTGCAGATGCAGCAGGCCATTCAGCTGCGCGACATCGCCGGGGTGCTGATCCCGGCCCCCTATTACATTCGCCCGTCGCAGTGCGGCCTGGTGGACTATTTCACCCAGTTGGCCGACGCCGCCAGCGTGCCGGTGATCCTGTACAACATTCCGCAGCGCACCGGCATCGCGCTGGAGCTGGCGACCCTGCGCCAGCTGGCCCGTCACCCGCGCATCGTCGCCGTTAAAGACTGCGGCGGCAACCCGGACGCCACCATGGCCTTGATCGCCGACGGCGAAATCGACGTGCTGACCGGTGAAGACAACCTGATCCTCACCACCCTGTGCCTGGGCGGCACCGGTGCCATCTCCGCCTCTGCGCACCTGCACCCCGAGCGTTTCGTCCAGCTGGTGCAGCAGGTGGCCAGTGGCGATCTGGCGGCGGCGCGCAGCAACTTTTATGCGCTGCTGCCGATGATCCACCAGATGTTCAGCTTCCCTAACCCGGCGCCGGTCAAGGCGGCGTTGGCGCAGCAGGGGCTGATCCGCAACGAGCTGCGCTCGCCGATGCAGGTCGCCCCGCAGGCGCTGCAACAGCAGATCGCCGCCACCCTGGCGCAGTTGCAGCCGGAAGAGGCGCTGATCGGCTAA
- the slyA gene encoding transcriptional regulator SlyA yields the protein MESTLGSDLARLVRVWRALIDHRLKPLALTQTHWVTLHNINRLPPEQSQIQLAKAIGIEQPSLVRTLDQLEEKGLITRHTCANDRRAKRIKLTEAADPIIREVDSVITSTRSEILSGITADEVQLLVGLIGKLEQNITELQNKQ from the coding sequence GTGGAGTCAACATTAGGTTCAGATTTAGCACGATTGGTTCGTGTTTGGCGCGCGCTCATCGATCATCGGCTCAAGCCGCTGGCGCTGACCCAAACGCATTGGGTCACCTTGCACAATATCAATCGCTTACCGCCGGAGCAGTCGCAGATCCAGCTGGCGAAAGCGATCGGCATTGAGCAGCCGTCACTGGTCCGCACGCTGGACCAACTGGAGGAGAAGGGGCTGATTACTCGCCACACCTGTGCCAATGACCGCCGAGCGAAGCGCATCAAGCTGACCGAAGCGGCCGATCCGATCATCAGGGAAGTGGACAGCGTCATCACCTCGACGCGCAGCGAAATCTTGAGCGGCATTACCGCCGATGAAGTGCAACTGTTGGTAGGTCTGATTGGCAAGCTGGAACAGAACATCACCGAACTGCAGAACAAACAATAA
- a CDS encoding MliC family protein codes for MKKVILAAGALALSGCSYFLPQSSQTLHYQCGTTPLTVSLDGKASEVSFLMDGEQLHLKQVLAMTGAKYSDGKYTFWSKGQNAYVERNDRVIMSDCVQAN; via the coding sequence ATGAAAAAGGTCATTCTTGCCGCAGGCGCGCTGGCGCTGTCCGGCTGCAGCTACTTCCTGCCGCAAAGCAGCCAGACGTTGCATTATCAGTGCGGCACCACGCCGCTGACGGTGTCGCTGGACGGCAAGGCGAGCGAGGTCAGCTTCTTGATGGACGGCGAGCAGCTGCATTTGAAGCAGGTGCTGGCGATGACCGGCGCCAAGTACAGCGACGGCAAGTACACTTTCTGGTCCAAGGGTCAAAATGCCTACGTCGAGCGTAACGACAGGGTGATTATGAGCGACTGCGTGCAGGCCAACTGA
- the gstA gene encoding glutathione transferase GstA has translation MKLFYKAGACSLSPHIVLREAGLDFTAEKVDLAQKKTESGADYLSINPKGQVPALVLDDGSLLTEGVAIVQYLADRVPDRNLIPAAGTLSRYHAIEWLNYIATELHKGFSPLFNPKTPDEYKAIARARLEQQFSYLDSVLARQHFLLGSRFSVADAYLFTVLRWAIALQFDIRQHAHLAAWFDSVAARPAVEAALSAEGLK, from the coding sequence ATGAAACTGTTCTATAAAGCCGGCGCCTGTTCGCTCTCCCCGCACATCGTGCTGCGCGAGGCCGGCCTGGATTTTACGGCGGAAAAGGTCGATTTGGCGCAAAAGAAAACCGAAAGCGGTGCGGATTACCTGAGCATCAACCCCAAAGGACAGGTGCCTGCGCTGGTGCTTGATGACGGCAGCCTGCTGACCGAAGGCGTGGCTATTGTGCAATACCTGGCCGACCGCGTGCCGGATCGCAACCTGATCCCGGCGGCCGGCACCCTGTCGCGCTACCATGCGATCGAATGGCTGAACTACATCGCCACCGAGTTGCACAAGGGATTCAGCCCGCTGTTCAACCCCAAAACGCCGGATGAGTACAAGGCCATCGCGCGCGCCAGGCTTGAGCAGCAGTTCAGCTACCTGGATTCGGTGTTGGCCAGGCAGCACTTTCTGTTGGGGAGCCGTTTCAGCGTAGCGGACGCCTATCTGTTTACCGTGCTGCGCTGGGCGATCGCCCTGCAGTTTGATATCCGACAGCATGCCCATCTGGCGGCCTGGTTCGACAGCGTCGCGGCGCGCCCGGCGGTGGAAGCGGCGCTGAGCGCCGAAGGACTGAAATAA
- the anmK gene encoding anhydro-N-acetylmuramic acid kinase, translating to MKSGRYIGVMSGTSLDGVDVVLAAIDERMVAQQASYSHPMPIQLKKDILAMCQGQQTTLAAVGRLDAQLGTLFGEAVLGLLKQTGIPPQHVTAIGCHGQTVWHEPEGDARFSMQLGDNNRIAALTDITTVGDFRRRDMAYGGQGAPLVPAFHQALLAHPTERRMVLNIGGIANLSLLLPGTPVRGFDTGPGNMLMDAWVWRHLSQPYDKDGAWAMQGRVCLPLLQQMLADPYFALPAPKSTGREYFNAAWLERQLAGLPAVSPLDVQTTLTELTAVTICEQVQLAGGCERLLVCGGGARNGLLMARMAAMLPGTEVGLTDDFGVSGDDMEALAFAWLAFRTLSGQPGNLPSVTGASRETLLGGIYPVLPLAPRQLC from the coding sequence ATGAAGTCAGGCCGCTATATAGGTGTTATGTCTGGCACCAGTCTGGATGGCGTCGACGTGGTGTTGGCCGCGATCGACGAACGTATGGTGGCGCAACAGGCCAGCTACAGCCACCCGATGCCGATCCAGCTGAAGAAGGATATTTTGGCCATGTGCCAGGGGCAGCAAACCACGCTGGCCGCGGTTGGCCGGCTGGATGCGCAGCTGGGCACGCTGTTTGGCGAAGCGGTGCTCGGCCTGCTGAAGCAGACCGGCATTCCGCCGCAGCACGTTACCGCCATCGGCTGCCACGGCCAGACGGTATGGCACGAACCCGAGGGCGATGCGCGCTTCTCGATGCAGCTGGGCGATAACAACCGCATCGCCGCGCTGACGGACATCACCACCGTCGGCGATTTCCGCCGGCGCGATATGGCCTACGGCGGCCAGGGCGCCCCCCTGGTGCCGGCGTTCCATCAGGCGCTGCTGGCGCATCCGACCGAGCGCCGCATGGTGCTGAACATCGGCGGCATCGCCAACCTTTCCCTGCTGCTGCCCGGCACGCCGGTGCGCGGCTTCGACACCGGCCCGGGCAATATGCTGATGGACGCCTGGGTTTGGCGTCATCTTTCCCAGCCTTACGACAAGGACGGTGCCTGGGCGATGCAGGGGCGCGTTTGCCTGCCGCTGTTGCAGCAGATGCTGGCGGATCCGTATTTTGCGCTGCCGGCGCCGAAGAGCACCGGCCGCGAGTATTTCAACGCCGCCTGGCTGGAACGACAGCTGGCCGGCTTGCCGGCGGTCAGCCCGCTCGACGTGCAGACGACCCTGACGGAGCTGACGGCCGTCACCATTTGCGAACAGGTGCAGTTGGCCGGCGGCTGCGAGCGGCTGCTGGTGTGCGGCGGCGGGGCGCGCAACGGCCTGCTGATGGCGCGCATGGCGGCGATGCTGCCGGGCACCGAGGTGGGGCTGACCGACGATTTCGGCGTCAGCGGCGACGACATGGAGGCGCTGGCCTTCGCCTGGCTGGCGTTCCGCACGCTGTCCGGCCAGCCCGGCAACCTGCCGTCGGTGACCGGCGCCAGCCGCGAAACCCTGCTGGGTGGGATTTATCCGGTTTTGCCTTTGGCCCCTCGTCAGCTCTGTTAG
- the tyrS gene encoding tyrosine--tRNA ligase, which yields MASSNLIKQLQERGLVAQVTDEEALAERLAQGPIALYCGFDPTADSLHLGHLVPLLCLKRFQLAGHQPVALVGGATGLIGDPSFKAAERKLNTADTVNEWVEKIRKQVSPFLDFDCGSNSAIAANNYDWFGGMNVLTFLRDIGKHFSVNQMINKEAVKQRLNRDDSGISFTEFSYNLLQGFDFSELYNRHQVELQIGGSDQWGNITSGIDLTRRMHQKQVFGLTVPLITKADGTKFGKTEGGAVWLAPEKTSPYKFYQFWINTADADVYRFLKFFTFMSLEDINALEEEDKNSGKAPRAQYVLAEEVTGMVHGAEGLAAAKRITQSLFSGALHEMTEADFAQLAQDGMPTIRLDGDADLQQALVNAELVPSRGQARTMIGSNAVTVNGEKQSNAEYAFSEADRLFGRYTLLRRGKKHYCLVDWK from the coding sequence ATGGCAAGCAGCAACTTGATTAAACAACTGCAAGAGCGGGGCCTCGTTGCCCAGGTTACGGATGAGGAAGCGTTAGCAGAGCGACTGGCGCAAGGGCCAATTGCACTGTATTGCGGTTTCGATCCGACCGCCGACAGCTTGCATTTGGGCCATCTGGTTCCTCTGTTGTGCCTGAAGCGCTTCCAGCTGGCCGGCCATCAGCCGGTCGCGCTGGTGGGCGGCGCCACCGGTCTGATCGGCGATCCGAGCTTCAAGGCGGCCGAGCGCAAGCTGAACACCGCCGATACGGTGAATGAGTGGGTGGAGAAAATCCGCAAGCAGGTTTCTCCGTTCCTCGATTTCGACTGCGGCAGCAACAGCGCCATCGCCGCCAACAACTATGACTGGTTCGGCGGCATGAACGTGCTGACCTTCCTGCGCGATATCGGCAAGCACTTCTCCGTCAACCAGATGATCAACAAGGAAGCGGTCAAGCAGCGTCTGAACCGCGACGACTCCGGCATCTCTTTCACCGAGTTCTCCTACAACCTGCTGCAGGGCTTCGACTTCTCCGAGCTGTACAACCGCCATCAGGTTGAGCTGCAGATCGGCGGTTCCGATCAGTGGGGCAACATCACCTCCGGCATCGACCTGACCCGCCGCATGCACCAGAAGCAGGTGTTCGGCCTGACCGTGCCGCTGATCACCAAAGCGGACGGCACCAAGTTCGGCAAGACCGAAGGCGGCGCAGTCTGGCTGGCGCCGGAAAAAACCAGCCCGTACAAGTTCTACCAGTTCTGGATCAACACCGCCGACGCCGACGTTTACCGTTTCCTGAAGTTCTTCACCTTCATGAGCCTGGAAGACATCAACGCGCTGGAAGAAGAAGACAAGAACAGCGGCAAGGCGCCGCGCGCCCAGTACGTGCTGGCGGAAGAAGTGACCGGCATGGTGCATGGCGCGGAAGGCCTGGCTGCGGCCAAGCGCATCACCCAGAGCCTGTTCTCCGGCGCGCTGCACGAGATGACCGAGGCCGACTTCGCCCAGCTGGCGCAGGACGGCATGCCGACCATCAGGCTGGATGGCGACGCCGACCTGCAGCAGGCGCTGGTGAACGCCGAGCTGGTGCCGTCGCGCGGCCAGGCGCGCACCATGATCGGCTCCAACGCGGTCACCGTCAACGGCGAGAAGCAATCCAACGCGGAATACGCTTTCAGCGAAGCGGATCGCCTGTTCGGCCGCTACACGCTGCTGCGCCGCGGCAAGAAGCATTACTGCCTGGTGGACTGGAAATAA
- the pdxY gene encoding pyridoxal kinase PdxY, whose protein sequence is MKNILSIQSHVVFGHAGNSAAEFPMRRMGVNVWPLNTVQFSNHTQYGKWTGCVMPASHLSEIAQGIADIDQLKRCDAVLSGYIGSPEQGGHILEIVRQVKLANPNAWYFCDPVMGHPEKGCIVAPGVAEFHCRQALPCSDMIAPNLLELELLSGRDVADVAQAVSAARELIAKGPKVVLVKHLSRAGYHPDCFEMLLVTADEAWHISRPLVDFGARQPVGVGDLTSGLLLVNLLQGEALDKALEHVTAAVYEVMLTTQEMGEYELQVVAAQDRIVHPRSAFSAVKL, encoded by the coding sequence ATGAAAAATATTCTTTCTATTCAGTCGCATGTGGTGTTTGGGCATGCCGGCAACAGCGCGGCGGAGTTCCCAATGCGCCGCATGGGCGTTAACGTCTGGCCGTTGAACACCGTGCAGTTTTCCAATCATACCCAGTACGGCAAATGGACCGGCTGCGTGATGCCGGCCAGCCACCTGAGCGAGATCGCGCAGGGGATCGCGGATATTGATCAATTGAAACGCTGCGACGCGGTGCTGAGCGGCTATATCGGCTCGCCGGAGCAGGGCGGCCATATTTTGGAGATCGTGCGGCAGGTCAAGCTGGCCAATCCGAACGCCTGGTATTTCTGCGATCCGGTGATGGGCCATCCGGAAAAGGGCTGCATCGTGGCGCCGGGCGTGGCTGAATTTCATTGCCGGCAGGCGTTGCCGTGCAGCGACATGATTGCGCCAAACCTGCTGGAGCTGGAATTGCTGAGCGGGCGCGACGTCGCCGATGTCGCTCAGGCGGTGAGTGCGGCGCGCGAGCTGATCGCCAAAGGGCCGAAAGTGGTGTTGGTCAAACATCTGAGCCGCGCCGGTTATCATCCGGATTGCTTCGAAATGCTGCTGGTGACCGCGGACGAGGCCTGGCACATCAGCCGCCCGCTGGTGGACTTCGGCGCACGCCAGCCGGTGGGCGTGGGTGACCTGACCAGCGGCCTGCTGTTGGTTAACCTGCTGCAAGGCGAGGCGCTGGATAAAGCGCTGGAACACGTCACCGCCGCGGTCTATGAAGTGATGCTGACTACCCAGGAAATGGGCGAATATGAACTGCAGGTGGTGGCGGCGCAGGATCGCATCGTGCATCCCCGCAGCGCATTCAGCGCGGTAAAACTGTAA